Proteins from one Megalopta genalis isolate 19385.01 chromosome 1, iyMegGena1_principal, whole genome shotgun sequence genomic window:
- the MED15 gene encoding mediator complex subunit 15, producing MATDENSWRTQSFRQSVIAKIDEAVQMSGMPISRNSIDIENHVFQKAKIKEEYLGFIDKLILHVRELNSKKGAGATAPGAAGSGNQGMPDPIGALQTLARQGTGNNQMMNISGPGPNPQGIIPQPPANTATNLLQSLNQRPGQPMAMQSMQSKMPGMSMMSAQANGPMSHMGPIQTMQNNSMLIQMNPMGQGNMPQQMNQVVTNQMGPITSGQMQQNMQTQMQNQLSNQIGNQIGGSISGIQTSMSQQMNQIAPGQLGPGQMQQQLNHMQRKPAEMINTGFPGPRNVAANQFLRQSPSPSAPSPAGLGAPSSNQMVASPALVPSPNPQHAIMAGQNRSVGMAPSPSSSLNTPGGVGATPSPQQEDQAYRDKVRQLSKYIEPLRRMIARMGSEGNVDKLSKMKKLLEILSNPSKRMPMDTLLKCEAVLEKVDFKRSDASVGPPPAALKEHHFFSPLLEAVSTHLQSPVINHTLQRTFGPCLEALFSPEIKNLPPPLKKQKIEESPSEIPDVLQGEIARLDQRFKVSLDPAQQNGSKCIQLICWLDDRHLPCVPPVSVTVPADYPLTPPRCVMAPHEYATSFLCAVQKALNAHITKLPRRFSVSQLLDTWEMSVRQASAPSQTPVSASTVLMGL from the exons AGATGAAGCAGTACAGATGTCTGGGATGCCCATTTCAAGAAATAGTATTGATAtagaaaatcatgtttttcaaaaGGCAAAAATCAAG GAAGAATATTTAGGTTTTATAGACAAGCTGATTCTACATGTCAGAGAACTAA attCTAAGAAGGGCGCAGGAGCTACGGCACCAGGTGCAGCAGGTTCTGGAAATCAAGGAATGCCAGATCCAATTGGAGCATTGCAAACATTAGCACGTCAAGGTACTGGTAATAATCAAATGATGAACATTAGTGGACCAGGACCTAATCCTCAAGGAATAATTCCACAACCACCTGCAAATACAGCTACAAACT TATTACAAAGCTTAAATCAACGTCCTGGGCAGCCGATGGCCATGCAAAGTATGCAAAGTAAAATGCCAGGTATGAGTATGATGTCTGCCCAAGCCAATGGTCCAATGAGTCATATGGGTCCAATCCAAACAATGCAGAATAATTCAATGTTGATTCAAATGAATCCAATGGGACAAGGAAACATGCCCCAACAAATGAATCAAGTTGTGACTAATCAAATGGGTCCAATTACTAGTGGACAGATGCAACAAAATATGCAA ACGCAAATGCAAAATCAATTATCTAATCAAATTGGGAATCAGATTGGTGGATCTATAAGTGGAATTCAAACTAGTATGTCACAACAGATGAATCAAATTGCTCCAGGACAATTGGGACCTGGTCAAATGCAGCAACAACTAAATCACATGCAAAGAAAG cCTGCTGAAATGATAAACACTGGATTTCCAGGCCCTAGAAAcgttgcagcaaatcaattttTACGGCAAAGTCCGTCTCCATCAGCTCCAAGTCCAGCTGGTTTAGGTGCACCATCAAG CAATCAGATGGTGGCATCTCCAGCATTAGTTCCATCACCAAATCCTCAACATGCCATAATGGCAGGTCAGAATAGATCTGTCG GTATGGCGCCATCACCTAGCAGTTCTTTGAATACTCCTGGAGGTGTAGGTGCTACTCCAAGTCCGCAACAGGAAGATCAAGCATATAGGGATAAAGTTAGACAATTGAGTAAATATATTGAACCTTTACGAAGAATGATTGCTCGAATGGGTAGCGAAGGAA ATGTCGATAAATTGAGTAAGATGAAGAAACTATTAGAGATTCTATCAAATCCTAGCAAACGGATGCCAATGGATACACTGCTAAAGTGCGAGGCTGTTCTTGAAAAAGTGGATTTTAAACGTAGCGATGCAAGCGTTGGGCCACCTCCAGCGGCGCTTAAAGAACATCATTTTTTCAGCCCACTTTTGGAGGCAGTAAGCACTCATCTTCAAAGTCCAGTGATAAATCATACGCTACAACGAACCTTTGGTCCGTGTTTAGAAGCTTTATTTAGCCCAGAAATAAA AAATCTACCACCGCCATTGAAGAAACAAAAAATTGAAGAGTCTCCTAGTGAAATACCAGATGTATTACAAGGAGAAATAGCTCGGCTTGACCAGCGATTTAAG GTAAGCCTTGATCCAGCACAACAAAACGGATCTAAATGTATTCAGTTAATATGTTGGCTGGACGATCGTCATCTACCATGTGTACCGCCAGTATCGGTTACAGTTCCCGCAGATTACCCCCTAACGCCACCACGCTGTGTGATGGCGCCTCACGAATACGCTACATCATTCCTTTGTGCTGTACAGAAGGCTTTGAACGCACACATAACGAAACTCCCTCGCCGTTTTTCTGTATCTCAATTATTAGACACTTGGGAGATGAGTGTAAGACAAGCTAGCGCACCTTCACAAACACCCGTTAGTGCCAGCACTGTACTAATGGGTTTATAG